In Xiphophorus couchianus chromosome 24, X_couchianus-1.0, whole genome shotgun sequence, a single genomic region encodes these proteins:
- the slc35a2 gene encoding UDP-galactose translocator isoform X1 — protein MAGGSSSKAGEVPTRSQSEANRKLKYISLAVLVVQNASLILSIRYVRTLPGDRFFTTSAVVMAEVLKVATCLLIVLLQKRCALKETLWFLLDSVVLQYQDTLKLAVPSLIYTLQNNLQYIAISNLPAATFQVTYQLKILTTALFSVLMLRKSLSRVQWVSLLLLFAGVAVVQVQQEGKKEAAVADASNQNYMVGLVAVVISCLSSGFAGVYFERILKGSSASVWMRNVQLGVFGTALGLLGMWWNDGGAVAERGFLFGYTGMVWCVIFNQAFGGLLVAVVVKYADNILKGFATSFSIIVSTVMSVYLFGFHVDLLFTAGAGLVIGAVYMYSLPKAPSGLPCPDPSSSSESAEPPRGAGDGKMEAFLPKAPSPAASATD, from the exons ATGGCGGGTGGCAGCAGCAGTAAGGCCGGGGAGGTTCCGACTCGGAGTCAGagtgaag CCAACAGGAAGTTGAAGTACATCAGCCTGGCGGTCCTGGTGGTCCAGAACGCCTCGCTCATCCTCAGCATCCGCTACGTCCGCACGTTGCCGGGCGACCGCTTCTTCACCACGTCGGCCGTCGTCATGGCGGAGGTCCTGAAGGTGGCGACGTGCCTGCTCATCGTCCTACTGCAGAAGAGAT GCGCCCTGAAGGAGACGCTGTGGTTCCTGCTGGACTCGGTGGTCCTGCAGTACCAGGACACGCTGAAGCTCGCCGTGCCGTCGCTCATCTACACGTTGCAGAACAACCTGCAGTACATCGCCATCTCCAACCTGCCGGCCGCCACCTtccag GTGACCTACCAGCTAAAGATCCTCACCACGGCGCTCTTCAGCGTCCTGATGCTCAGGAAGTCTCTGTCCAGAGTCCAGTGGgtttccctgctgctgctgtttgccgGTGTCGCCGTCGTCCAG GTGCAGCAGGAGGGAAAGAAGGAGGCGGCGGTGGCTGACGCCTCCAACCAGAACTATATGGTGGGTCTGGTTGCCGTGGTGATCAGCTGCCTGTCGTCTGGCTTTGCCGGCGTTTACTTTGAGCGGATCCTGAAGGGCAGCTCTGCGTCGGTGTGGATGAGGAACGTGCAGCTGGGCGTCTTCGGCACGGCGCTCGGACTTCTGGGAATGTGGTGGAACGACGGCGGCGCCGTGGCCGAGCGCGGCTTCCTGTTCGGCTACACCGGCATGGTGTGGTGCGTCATCTTCAACCAGGCGTTCGGCGGGCTGCTGGTGGCCGTGGTGGTGAAGTACGCTGACAACATCCTGAAGGGCTTCGCCACTTCCTTCTCCATCATCGTTTCCACGGTGATGTCCGTCTACCTGTTTGGCTTCCACGTGGACCTGCTCTTCACCGCGGGGGCGGGGCTTGTCATCGGCGCCGTCTACATGTACAGCCTCCCCAAGGCGCCCAGCGGCCTCCCGTGCCCCgacccctcctcttcctctgagtCCGCTGAGCCGCCGAGGGGGGCCGGAGACGGCAAGATGGAGGCGTTTCTGCCAAA AGCTCCTTCCCCGGCCGCCAGCGCCACAGACTAA
- the slc35a2 gene encoding UDP-galactose translocator isoform X2: protein MAGGSSSKAGEVPTRSQSEANRKLKYISLAVLVVQNASLILSIRYVRTLPGDRFFTTSAVVMAEVLKVATCLLIVLLQKRCALKETLWFLLDSVVLQYQDTLKLAVPSLIYTLQNNLQYIAISNLPAATFQVTYQLKILTTALFSVLMLRKSLSRVQWVSLLLLFAGVAVVQVQQEGKKEAAVADASNQNYMVGLVAVVISCLSSGFAGVYFERILKGSSASVWMRNVQLGVFGTALGLLGMWWNDGGAVAERGFLFGYTGMVWCVIFNQAFGGLLVAVVVKYADNILKGFATSFSIIVSTVMSVYLFGFHVDLLFTAGAGLVIGAVYMYSLPKAPSGLPCPDPSSSSESAEPPRGAGDGKMEAFLPKCSGKEKGS, encoded by the exons ATGGCGGGTGGCAGCAGCAGTAAGGCCGGGGAGGTTCCGACTCGGAGTCAGagtgaag CCAACAGGAAGTTGAAGTACATCAGCCTGGCGGTCCTGGTGGTCCAGAACGCCTCGCTCATCCTCAGCATCCGCTACGTCCGCACGTTGCCGGGCGACCGCTTCTTCACCACGTCGGCCGTCGTCATGGCGGAGGTCCTGAAGGTGGCGACGTGCCTGCTCATCGTCCTACTGCAGAAGAGAT GCGCCCTGAAGGAGACGCTGTGGTTCCTGCTGGACTCGGTGGTCCTGCAGTACCAGGACACGCTGAAGCTCGCCGTGCCGTCGCTCATCTACACGTTGCAGAACAACCTGCAGTACATCGCCATCTCCAACCTGCCGGCCGCCACCTtccag GTGACCTACCAGCTAAAGATCCTCACCACGGCGCTCTTCAGCGTCCTGATGCTCAGGAAGTCTCTGTCCAGAGTCCAGTGGgtttccctgctgctgctgtttgccgGTGTCGCCGTCGTCCAG GTGCAGCAGGAGGGAAAGAAGGAGGCGGCGGTGGCTGACGCCTCCAACCAGAACTATATGGTGGGTCTGGTTGCCGTGGTGATCAGCTGCCTGTCGTCTGGCTTTGCCGGCGTTTACTTTGAGCGGATCCTGAAGGGCAGCTCTGCGTCGGTGTGGATGAGGAACGTGCAGCTGGGCGTCTTCGGCACGGCGCTCGGACTTCTGGGAATGTGGTGGAACGACGGCGGCGCCGTGGCCGAGCGCGGCTTCCTGTTCGGCTACACCGGCATGGTGTGGTGCGTCATCTTCAACCAGGCGTTCGGCGGGCTGCTGGTGGCCGTGGTGGTGAAGTACGCTGACAACATCCTGAAGGGCTTCGCCACTTCCTTCTCCATCATCGTTTCCACGGTGATGTCCGTCTACCTGTTTGGCTTCCACGTGGACCTGCTCTTCACCGCGGGGGCGGGGCTTGTCATCGGCGCCGTCTACATGTACAGCCTCCCCAAGGCGCCCAGCGGCCTCCCGTGCCCCgacccctcctcttcctctgagtCCGCTGAGCCGCCGAGGGGGGCCGGAGACGGCAAGATGGAGGCGTTTCTGCCAAA GTGTTCAGGAAAAGAGAAAGGATCCTGA